A section of the Spirosoma pollinicola genome encodes:
- a CDS encoding c-type cytochrome — protein sequence METQPDLPAPRQTDSSADAPVWQLITWLNALIGLIAVAIVGLLIVVVMVGLGDTTAPAQSVAWTTGPAVQTASVTPVVSSQPDGQPKPNYWHPPGDAQLPAGAAGKEIRYGRELVAHTAKYLGPNGSVLHLSNGMNCQNCHLDAGTKIMGNNYAAVFSTYPKFRERSGGIETVVKRITDCFERSLSGKGPDSSSREMKAMVAYMKWLGTGVPKGDKPKGAGLAKLDFLDRAADPTKGKLLYAAKCQSCHGAKGEGIKVAGDAQYTYPPLWGPHSYNDGAGLFRLSSFAGYVKNNMPFGASYESPMLTDAEAWDLAAFVNSMPRPHKDQHRDWPKIEAKPVDFPFAPYADAFSEKQHKFGPYQPIADAKKAADPQAK from the coding sequence ATGGAAACGCAACCTGATCTGCCCGCACCCCGCCAAACTGACTCATCGGCCGATGCGCCGGTTTGGCAACTGATTACTTGGCTCAACGCGCTGATTGGCCTGATCGCTGTGGCTATCGTCGGCCTGCTGATCGTTGTCGTTATGGTCGGACTCGGCGACACGACCGCGCCGGCCCAATCGGTTGCCTGGACCACTGGCCCGGCGGTGCAGACGGCCTCCGTAACTCCGGTTGTTTCATCGCAACCCGACGGGCAGCCCAAACCCAACTACTGGCACCCGCCCGGCGATGCCCAGTTGCCCGCCGGGGCGGCTGGCAAAGAGATCCGCTACGGGCGGGAATTAGTGGCCCACACCGCCAAATACCTCGGCCCGAACGGATCGGTGTTACACCTGTCTAACGGCATGAACTGCCAGAACTGCCACTTGGATGCGGGCACCAAAATCATGGGCAACAACTACGCGGCCGTTTTTTCGACCTATCCCAAATTTCGGGAACGGTCGGGGGGTATCGAGACGGTGGTGAAACGCATCACGGACTGTTTCGAGCGGAGCTTGAGCGGCAAAGGACCCGACAGCAGCAGCCGTGAAATGAAAGCGATGGTAGCCTACATGAAATGGCTCGGCACGGGTGTTCCCAAAGGCGATAAGCCAAAAGGGGCGGGCCTGGCGAAACTGGATTTTCTGGACCGCGCAGCCGATCCGACCAAAGGTAAGTTGCTGTATGCGGCCAAATGCCAGAGTTGCCACGGGGCGAAAGGGGAAGGCATTAAGGTGGCGGGTGACGCGCAGTACACCTACCCACCCCTGTGGGGGCCGCACAGTTACAACGACGGAGCGGGCCTGTTCCGGCTATCCAGTTTTGCGGGATACGTTAAAAACAACATGCCGTTTGGAGCCAGTTACGAAAGCCCGATGCTGACCGATGCTGAAGCCTGGGACCTGGCGGCCTTTGTCAACTCGATGCCCCGGCCCCACAAAGATCAACACAGAGACTGGCCGAAGATCGAAGCCAAACCCGTCGATTTCCCCTTTGCGCCCTATGCAGACGCATTCAGCGAAAAACAGCACAAATTCGGGCCATATCAACCCATTGCCGACGCAAAGAAAGCGGCTGACCCGCAAGCAAAATGA
- a CDS encoding DsrE family protein, with protein sequence MKTLKTITMLFVTALLGATVPALAQTKDPSVFHGAEATKAHYKAAYQLDSEEPDKIKGTLRNIQNALDDPRLKGKLDLELVVHGPGVAAFRKDSGYEEMVKKLQDRGVTLSMCENTMRERKISKDELFPFLSYVPSGNGELIIRGQEGWTIIHP encoded by the coding sequence ATGAAAACGCTCAAAACAATCACTATGCTGTTTGTCACCGCCCTGCTGGGCGCAACCGTACCCGCCCTGGCGCAGACCAAAGACCCGTCAGTTTTCCATGGAGCTGAAGCCACCAAAGCCCATTATAAAGCGGCCTACCAGCTCGACAGCGAAGAACCCGATAAAATTAAAGGCACCCTCCGCAACATCCAGAACGCCCTCGACGATCCCCGGCTCAAGGGTAAACTCGACCTCGAACTGGTCGTTCACGGCCCCGGCGTAGCCGCGTTCAGAAAAGACAGCGGTTATGAGGAGATGGTCAAAAAACTCCAGGACCGGGGCGTAACCCTGTCCATGTGCGAGAATACCATGCGCGAGCGTAAAATCAGCAAAGACGAACTGTTTCCGTTCCTGTCCTACGTGCCGAGCGGCAATGGCGAGTTGATTATCCGGGGGCAGGAAGGCTGGACGATCATTCACCCATAA
- a CDS encoding molybdate ABC transporter substrate-binding protein: MKINPILATIVLMASLLTDSQAQPAPTPNRFDPPWNTPPTGGVSFTVPGVDNVPDLYGDIVNPQLVVFMGGNQFMVLDDLLAAFKKDYPTYTRIFVETLPPGILAKQMATGSIVIGNMRIDHQPDVYLGGKKRVQENRDRLVSIQTYARNKLAIMVRKGNPKKITGLKDLSRADVRISMPNPAWEGIGGRIEEAYIKAGGDALKSAIMQTKVADHSTFLTQIHHRQTPMRVLYDESDAGPVWFTEAFYQQKLKNPVELIAIPDIENVVAEYQGGAVKTAPHPQAATDFMTFLTGPTAQAIYKKYGFQPPIAP, encoded by the coding sequence ATGAAAATCAACCCAATTCTCGCTACGATAGTGCTCATGGCCAGCCTCCTTACCGACAGTCAGGCGCAGCCAGCCCCTACTCCGAACCGTTTCGACCCACCCTGGAATACGCCCCCCACCGGTGGGGTATCCTTCACCGTACCGGGCGTCGATAATGTGCCCGACCTCTACGGCGACATCGTCAACCCGCAGTTGGTGGTGTTTATGGGCGGCAATCAGTTTATGGTACTGGACGATCTGCTGGCCGCTTTCAAAAAAGACTATCCCACCTACACCCGGATCTTTGTGGAGACGCTGCCGCCGGGTATTCTGGCCAAACAGATGGCCACCGGCTCGATCGTCATCGGCAATATGCGGATCGACCACCAGCCCGATGTGTACCTGGGCGGCAAAAAGCGGGTGCAGGAAAACCGCGACCGGCTGGTGAGCATTCAGACCTACGCCCGGAATAAATTGGCGATTATGGTGCGAAAAGGCAATCCCAAAAAGATCACCGGACTGAAAGACCTGAGTCGGGCCGACGTGAGGATAAGCATGCCTAACCCCGCCTGGGAAGGCATCGGCGGACGCATCGAGGAGGCCTACATAAAGGCCGGGGGCGACGCGCTCAAATCGGCCATCATGCAAACGAAAGTAGCCGACCACAGCACATTTCTGACCCAGATTCACCATCGCCAAACACCCATGCGGGTGCTCTACGACGAGTCGGACGCGGGGCCAGTCTGGTTTACCGAAGCGTTTTATCAGCAGAAGCTGAAGAACCCCGTCGAGCTGATTGCCATTCCCGATATTGAAAACGTGGTGGCCGAATACCAGGGGGGCGCAGTCAAAACGGCCCCGCATCCCCAGGCTGCCACCGACTTTATGACCTTCCTGACCGGGCCAACCGCGCAGGCCATCTACAAAAAATATGGCTTTCAACCGCCCATTGCCCCCTGA